Proteins encoded within one genomic window of Larus michahellis unplaced genomic scaffold, bLarMic1.1 SCAFFOLD_34, whole genome shotgun sequence:
- the LOC141737376 gene encoding olfactory receptor 14J1-like gives MSNSSSITQFLLLAFADTRELQLLHFGLFLGIYLAALLGNGLIIAAIACDHRLHTPMYFFLLNLSLLDLGSISTTVPKSMANSLWGTRDISYTGCVAQLFFFFFFMSAEYFLLTVMSYDRYVAICKPLHYGTLLGSRACVHMAAAAWGSGFLHALLHTANTFSLPLCQGNALDQFFCEIPQILKLSCSHSDYLREVGLVVVSVCLGFGCFVFIVLSYVQIFRAVLRIPSEQGRHKAFSTCLPHLAVVSLFVSTAMFAYLKPPSISSPSLDVVVAVLYSVVPPAVNPLIYSMRNQELKDALWKLMTRLFSAAINCLLQITHNVIHYTPSPSSVGLVRG, from the coding sequence atgtccaacagcagctccatcacccagttcctcctcctggcattcgcagacacacgggagctgcagctcttgcactttgggctcttcctgggcatctacctggctgccctcctgggcaacggcctcatcatcgcggccatcgcctgtgaccaccgcctccacacccccatgtacttcttcctcctcaacctctctcttctggacctgggctccatctccaccactgtcccaaAATCCATGGCTAATTCCCTGTGGggcaccagggacatctcctacacaggatgtgtggcccagctctttttctttttctttttcatgtcagcagagtattttcttctcactgtcatgtcctatgaccgctatgtggccatctgcaaacccctgcactacgggaccctcctgggcagcagagcttgtgtccacatggcagcagctgcctggggcagtgggtttctccatgctctcctgcacacggccaatacattttccctgcccctctgccagggcaatgccctggaccagttcttctgtgaaatcccccagatcctcaagctctcctgctcacactcagactacctcagggaagttggacttgttgtggttagtgtctgtttgggctttggttgttttgttttcatcgtgctgtcctatgtgcagatcttcagggccgtgctgaggatcccctctgagcagggacggcacaaagccttttccacgtgcctccctcatctggccgtggtctccctgtttgtcagcactgccatgtttgcctacctgaagcccccctccatctcctcaccatccctggatgtggtggtggctgtgctgtactccgtggtgcctccagccgtgaaccccctcatctacagcatgaggaaccaggagctcaaggatgccctctggaaattaatgaccaggttattttctgcagcaataaactgtctcctgcaaatcactcataatgtaattcattatacgccaagcccgtcttctgtaggtttggttaggggttag